One Pseudopipra pipra isolate bDixPip1 chromosome 28, bDixPip1.hap1, whole genome shotgun sequence genomic region harbors:
- the PROM2 gene encoding prominin-2: protein MPVAGMCFCYCRSRRRCGGRLRAHRRSLGCRRHCLLACLSFTSLVILISVTCAFVTSQRVKGQMEPGLGAVPTTLRTLRQHLANVPQGVQMVVDKFEVPRKQIISDLGGLSRSVGLSIHTQLKAMTYAALSDLQDRAADLQTSLHHLQILDGTSRALAAARAELEPALRERRGRVVALLDDPRCTSCASALGRAQSLQLGADYGKVPSVEKVLKAMAGLPRSDFEEMIRQGNGTFNSIPELAVERMAQVIQDLREELSHTAQKVQSIADSFPLPDYTRPASKALVTAEERSRPYLREVERFEHYRWIAGTVLCSIILLILACNVMGMALGAYGLSKREDPSDYECRGEAGAKFLLVGVGLAFLFSWLLILLVFATFLVGGNIQTLVCRNWVNQEIYKFIDTPGNLPPSMNLTRQLNLRRDSNLSATYRDCKSGAGLWEVLQLDRSYDLDEHLKTPKYTADFQKRLGDFTAHLGDVRLLRSEGRQDLETFARSGLDEVDYGRFQEEMKNPLVQTSLPGLARNLEGLQKMQRNSTVAGRLGAEARALWQMQNSTVQSQEALVAKLGESVQFLSRLAPHLKERVKRTLATTASVEARLPVQAQQILRQEIGCFTRKELRYFTQYLNWVGQTLREDVASCQPLATALDNGRVILCDRIADPWNAFWFSLGCCTFFLIPNIIFAIRLTKHFRPIRNRLISTGSEETCPFHIPRVTALKL from the exons ATGCCGGTGGCCGGGATGTGCTTCTGCTACTGCCGGAGCCGCCGGCGCTGCGGGGGCCGCCTCCGCGCCCACCGGCGCTCGCTGGGCTGCCGGCGGCACTGCCTGCTGGCCTGCCTGTCCTTCACCTCCCTCGTCATCCT GATCAGCGTCACCTGCGCCTTTGTCACCAGCCAGCGGGTCAAGGGGCAGatggagccggggctgggggctgtgccgACCACCCTGCGCACGCTGCGGCAGCACCTCGCCAACGTCCCCCAG GGCGTGCAGATGGTGGTGGACAAGTTCGAGGTGCCCCGCAAGCAGATAATCTCCGATTTGGGTG GCCTCAGCCGGAGCGTGGGGCTCTCCATCCACACACAGCTCAAGGCCATGACCTACGCGGCGCTCTCAGACCTGCAGGACAGGGCTGCAG ACCTACAGACCTCGCTGCACCATTTACAGATTCTTGACGGGACCTCGCGGGCGCTGGCGGCAGCGCGGGCCGAGCTGGAACCGGCgctgcgggagcggcggggccgggtgGTCGCGCTGCTCGACGATCCCCGCTGCACCTCCTGCGCCAGcgccctgggcagggcacagagccTGCAGCTGGGCGCTGACTACGGCAAG GTGCCGTCGGTGGAGAAGGTTTTGAAGGCCATGGCTGGGCTGCCCCGAAGCGACTTTGAGGAGATGATTCGCCAg GGCAATGGCACCTTCAACTCCATCCCGGAGCTGGCCGTGGAGAGGATGGCACAGGTCATCCAGG ATCTGCGGGAGGAGCTGTCCCACACTGCACAGAAGGTGCAATCCATCGCTGACAGCTTCCCCCTCCCCGACTACACCCGGCCCGCCAGCAAAGCCCTGGTGACGGCGGAGGAGCGGAGCCGGCCCTACCTGCGGGAGGTGGAGCGCTTCGAGCACTACAG GTGGATCGCGGGCACGGTGCTGTGCTCCAtcatcctcctcatccttgcctgCAACGTGATGGGAATGGCTCTGGGAGCCTACGGGCTTTCCAAGCGTGAGGACCCGAGTGACTACGAGTGCCGAGGAGAGGCTGGTGCCAAGTTCCTCCTGGT cggCGTGGGCCTGGCTTTCCTGTTCTCCtggctcctcatcctcctcGTTTTCGCCACCTTCCTGGTTGGGGGCAACATCCAGACTCTGGTTTGCAGGAATTGGGTCAACCAGGAGATTTATAAG TTCATTGACACCCCTGGGAATCTCCCTCCATCCATGAACCTCACCCGCCAGCTCAACCTGAGGAGGGACTCCAACCTCAGTGCCACATACCG GGACTGCAAGAGcggtgcagggctgtgggaggtgCTGCAGCTCGACAGGTCCTACGACCTGGATGAGCACCTGAAAACCCCCAAG TACACGGCTGACTTCCAAAAACGCCTGGGAGACTTCACTGCCCACCTGGGGGACGTGCGGCTCCTGCGCAGCGAGGGCAGGCAGGACCTGGAGACCTTCGCCCGCAGCGGCCTGGACGAGGTGGACTATGGGCGCTTCCAGGAGGAG aTGAAAAACCCCTTGGTGCAGACCAGCCTGCCTGGCTTGGCCAGGAACCTCGAGGGGCTGCAGAAAATGCAG AGGAACAGCACGGTGGCAGGACGGCTGGGAGCCGAGGCCCGAGCCCTGTGGCAGATGCAAAACTCCACAGTGCAGTCACAGGAGGCTTTGGTG GCAAAGCTGGGGGAAAGCGTCCAGTTCCTCTCCCGCTTGGCACCACATCTCAAG GAGCGGGTGAAGAGGACACTGGCCACCACGGCCTCGGTGGAAGCCCGGCTGCCCGTGCAAGCCCAGCAGATCCTGCGGCAG gagATCGGTTGCTTCACGAGGAAGGAGCTGAGATACTTCACCCAGTACCTGAACTGGGTGGGGCAAACG CTGAGGGAGGACGTGGCCTCGTGCCAGCCCCTGGCCACAGCCCTGGACAATGGGAGGGTCATCCTGTGTGACCGCATCGCTGACCCCTGG AATGCCTTCTGGTtcagcctgggctgctgcacCTTCTTTCTCATCCCCAACATCATCTTTGCCATCAGACTCACCAAACACTTCCGCCCCATCCGCAACCGGCTCAT CTCTAcgggctcagaggagacctgtCCCTTCCACATCCCCCGTGTCACGGCACTCAAGCTGTAG